Proteins from a genomic interval of Haemophilus parainfluenzae T3T1:
- a CDS encoding 3-deoxy-D-manno-octulosonic acid kinase, producing MLEFQQDNQFFLFNLTEKPTEPASFFESAFWEKQQRITGSAKGRGTTYFLNTKDLFGVNTALRHYYRGGLWGKFNKDRYRFQSLSETRSMAEFQLLTQLHQAGVAVPKPIAARVKKGKLGICYQADILIEKIENAQDLTALLQIQQLPNDIWQAIGKLIRQLHDLQICHTDLNAHNILVQQLENEQKCWLIDFDKCGQKSGDSWKQDNLERLHRSFVKEVGRMNIQFNEENWTELLKGYNA from the coding sequence ATGCTTGAATTCCAACAAGATAATCAATTCTTTCTTTTCAATCTCACAGAAAAACCAACAGAGCCCGCTTCATTTTTTGAATCGGCTTTTTGGGAAAAACAACAACGTATTACCGGTTCAGCCAAAGGACGTGGCACAACCTACTTCCTGAATACAAAAGATCTGTTTGGGGTAAACACTGCCCTTCGTCACTATTATCGCGGCGGTTTATGGGGAAAATTCAACAAAGATCGCTATCGTTTTCAATCATTGAGTGAAACTCGCAGCATGGCTGAATTTCAGCTTTTAACTCAACTCCATCAAGCAGGCGTTGCCGTACCTAAACCGATTGCTGCTCGTGTTAAAAAAGGCAAATTAGGGATTTGTTACCAAGCGGATATCTTGATAGAAAAGATCGAAAATGCCCAAGATCTGACCGCACTTTTACAAATTCAACAACTACCGAATGACATCTGGCAAGCCATTGGTAAATTAATTCGTCAGTTGCATGATTTGCAAATTTGCCATACGGATCTCAATGCTCATAATATTCTCGTTCAACAACTCGAAAATGAACAAAAATGTTGGCTCATTGATTTCGATAAGTGCGGTCAAAAATCAGGAGATTCTTGGAAACAAGACAACTTGGAAAGATTACACCGCTCTTTTGTCAAAGAAGTCGGCAGAATGAATATTCAATTCAATGAAGAAAATTGGACTGAATTATTGAAAGGATATAACGCCTAA
- the glyS gene encoding glycine--tRNA ligase subunit beta — translation MTTQNFLVEIGTEELPPKALKTLATSFADNVEAELNQAGLTFDKIEWFAAPRRLAVKVLNLATQQPSKEIEKRGPAVSAAFDAEGKPTKAAEGWARGCGITVDQAERIATDKGEWLVHRAKIEGQPTKNLLNGIVANALAKLPIPKPMRWADKTVQFIRPVHTVTMLLGDELIEGEILGVASARTIRGHRFLGEKEFEIQHADQYPQLLREKGSVVADFNERKAEILAKSQAKATALGGVADIEESLLEEVTSLVEYPNVLAAKFEERFLAVPAEALVYTMKGDQKYFPIYDKDGKLLPHFIFVSNINPEDPTAIIEGNEKVVRPRLTDAEFFFKTDLKQKLVDRLPRLETVLFQQQLGTLKDKTDRIEQLAGEIAKQIGADEAKAKRAGLLSKCDLMTNMVFEFTDTQGVMGMHYARHDGEDEEVAVALNEQYMPRFAGDELPKSLVASAVALADKFDTLTGIFGIGQAPKGSADPFALRRAALGALRIIVEKNLPLDLEDLVKKSAALFGDKLTNQNVVADVVDFMLGRFRAWYQDEGIAVDVIQAVLARRPTRPADFDARVRAVSHFRTLDSAEALAAANKRVSNILAKADAAIGEINLTACVEPAEKALSEAVLALRTEVQPLIAKGDYTAVLDKLANLRAPVDSFFDNVMVNAEDPALRQNRLAILNTLQGLFLQVADISLLQ, via the coding sequence ATGACAACCCAAAACTTCCTAGTAGAAATCGGCACAGAAGAGCTGCCACCAAAAGCTCTCAAAACATTAGCAACCTCTTTTGCGGATAACGTTGAAGCGGAATTAAACCAAGCAGGTTTAACTTTCGACAAAATCGAATGGTTTGCAGCACCACGTCGTTTGGCGGTGAAAGTGTTGAACTTAGCCACACAGCAACCAAGCAAAGAAATTGAAAAACGCGGGCCGGCAGTGTCAGCCGCTTTTGATGCGGAAGGCAAACCGACCAAAGCGGCAGAAGGCTGGGCACGCGGTTGTGGTATTACCGTTGATCAGGCAGAGCGCATTGCAACTGATAAAGGTGAATGGTTAGTTCACCGTGCGAAAATTGAAGGTCAACCGACCAAAAACTTACTTAACGGCATCGTTGCAAATGCGTTGGCGAAATTGCCAATTCCAAAACCAATGCGTTGGGCAGATAAAACCGTGCAATTTATTCGTCCGGTTCATACTGTGACTATGTTGTTAGGTGATGAGTTAATCGAAGGCGAAATTTTAGGTGTGGCAAGTGCTCGCACCATTCGCGGTCACCGTTTCTTAGGTGAGAAAGAATTTGAAATTCAACATGCTGACCAATATCCACAATTATTGCGTGAAAAAGGTTCTGTGGTAGCCGACTTCAACGAGCGTAAAGCAGAAATTCTTGCAAAATCTCAAGCAAAAGCGACCGCACTTGGCGGCGTTGCTGATATTGAAGAAAGCTTGCTTGAAGAAGTGACCTCATTGGTGGAATATCCAAATGTGTTAGCAGCAAAATTTGAAGAACGTTTCTTAGCGGTGCCTGCGGAAGCCTTGGTTTACACCATGAAAGGCGACCAAAAATATTTCCCGATTTATGACAAAGACGGCAAATTATTACCACACTTTATTTTTGTATCGAACATCAACCCTGAAGATCCAACCGCGATTATAGAAGGTAACGAAAAAGTGGTTCGCCCACGTTTAACCGATGCGGAATTCTTCTTTAAAACTGACTTAAAACAAAAACTGGTTGATCGTTTACCACGTTTAGAAACCGTGTTGTTCCAACAACAACTTGGTACATTAAAAGACAAAACTGACCGCATTGAGCAACTGGCAGGCGAAATTGCAAAACAAATCGGTGCAGACGAAGCAAAAGCAAAACGTGCAGGCTTACTGTCAAAATGTGACTTAATGACCAACATGGTGTTTGAATTTACCGATACGCAAGGCGTAATGGGTATGCACTATGCTCGTCATGATGGTGAAGACGAAGAAGTGGCAGTCGCATTAAACGAACAATATATGCCACGCTTTGCGGGGGATGAATTACCTAAATCACTCGTTGCAAGTGCGGTCGCTTTAGCCGATAAATTTGACACCTTAACGGGGATCTTCGGCATCGGCCAAGCACCAAAAGGCAGCGCAGACCCATTTGCATTACGTCGTGCGGCATTAGGTGCGTTACGTATTATCGTTGAGAAAAACTTACCACTTGATTTAGAAGATTTAGTGAAAAAATCAGCCGCACTTTTCGGTGATAAACTCACAAATCAAAATGTGGTTGCCGATGTGGTGGACTTCATGCTCGGTCGTTTCCGTGCATGGTATCAAGATGAAGGTATTGCGGTGGATGTGATTCAAGCGGTATTGGCGCGTCGTCCAACTCGTCCAGCTGACTTTGATGCGCGTGTGCGTGCGGTATCACACTTCCGTACTTTAGATTCAGCGGAAGCGTTAGCAGCAGCAAATAAACGTGTAAGCAATATTTTAGCGAAAGCGGATGCTGCAATTGGCGAGATTAATTTGACCGCTTGTGTAGAGCCAGCAGAAAAAGCCCTTTCTGAAGCGGTACTTGCATTACGCACTGAAGTACAACCGCTTATTGCAAAAGGCGATTACACCGCAGTATTAGATAAATTAGCGAACTTACGCGCACCGGTAGACAGTTTCTTTGATAACGTAATGGTAAATGCTGAAGATCCAGCATTACGCCAAAACCGTTTAGCGATTTTAAACACGTTGCAAGGCTTGTTCCTACAAGTAGCGGATATTTCGCTATTGCAATAA
- a CDS encoding endonuclease domain-containing protein has protein sequence MQSYEKYLKENSQKLRVEQTDAERKLWQRINRDQLLGFRFNRQKPLLSYIVDFYCAKAKLIIELDGSQHYEPDYQEKDALRDVELNSLGFTVMRFSNDEVMREIESVVEQIYLFLENVRAD, from the coding sequence ATGCAATCCTATGAAAAATACTTAAAAGAGAATTCGCAGAAATTGCGAGTGGAGCAGACGGATGCAGAAAGAAAATTATGGCAACGTATCAATCGAGATCAATTATTAGGATTTCGATTTAATCGACAAAAGCCACTTTTAAGTTATATCGTTGATTTTTATTGTGCGAAAGCAAAGCTGATTATCGAATTAGATGGTAGTCAGCACTATGAACCTGATTATCAGGAAAAAGACGCATTGCGAGATGTAGAATTAAATTCACTTGGTTTTACGGTGATGCGATTTAGCAATGATGAAGTAATGCGAGAAATTGAAAGTGTAGTAGAGCAGATTTATTTGTTTTTAGAGAATGTAAGGGCTGATTGA
- a CDS encoding helical backbone metal receptor — MQKTRLILTALFLPFTAQASEQFVSLTLCSDRLLIELAEPSQIAAQSPYSKNPLMMLDKINTDKPVLEPQLTELLPYLDKTILINETFYPQLVAELKKLGVKIIPINDSPQTPDELFTLILELGKQLGNEQKAADLITKLKSQNFHLNRPLTDTLILSETGVVESYYPQYPVLLNLLGLTPLKTPLTVQNFSLEKVILSQPNVLISLTDKQGYNAQAELLQHPMLQDFFKNQPLVSIPMKYTYCFDHGVWQGAEKIYQQLK; from the coding sequence ATGCAAAAAACTCGCTTAATTTTAACCGCACTTTTCCTTCCGTTTACCGCTCAGGCTTCGGAACAATTTGTCTCGCTTACGCTTTGCAGTGACAGACTACTTATCGAACTGGCTGAGCCTTCACAGATTGCTGCACAGTCACCTTATTCAAAAAATCCGTTGATGATGTTAGACAAAATCAATACCGATAAACCTGTGCTGGAACCGCAATTAACGGAATTATTGCCCTATTTGGATAAAACGATTCTGATTAACGAAACCTTTTATCCCCAATTAGTTGCAGAGCTGAAAAAACTCGGTGTGAAGATTATCCCGATTAACGACAGCCCGCAAACGCCAGATGAATTATTTACGCTGATTCTAGAATTAGGCAAACAACTAGGTAATGAGCAAAAGGCGGCTGATTTAATAACAAAACTCAAATCGCAAAACTTTCACTTAAATCGACCGCTTACCGACACACTAATTTTGTCGGAAACAGGTGTGGTAGAGAGTTATTATCCGCAATATCCTGTACTGTTAAATTTGCTTGGATTAACACCGTTAAAAACACCACTTACCGTACAAAATTTCTCGTTAGAAAAAGTGATTTTAAGCCAACCAAATGTACTGATTTCTCTGACCGACAAACAAGGTTACAATGCACAAGCCGAATTGCTGCAACACCCTATGTTGCAAGATTTCTTCAAAAACCAACCGCTTGTCAGCATCCCGATGAAATATACCTATTGCTTCGATCACGGTGTGTGGCAAGGGGCGGAGAAGATTTATCAACAGTTAAAATAA
- a CDS encoding OsmC family protein, translating into MKQHIYQTTVEWVGNLGRGTSSYTAYERDFIASALNKPNILGSSDPAFRGDKTRWNPEDMLLASISACHKLWYLHFCAVNNIIVQEYRDEAIAIMDEGSSEHAGRFISATLNPRVRISSESDAVKALALHENAHQACFIANSLNFPVKCEAIIEKD; encoded by the coding sequence ATGAAGCAACATATTTATCAAACTACCGTAGAGTGGGTTGGAAATTTAGGGCGGGGCACTTCTTCTTATACTGCGTATGAGCGGGATTTTATTGCTTCGGCATTGAATAAACCTAATATTTTAGGTTCTTCTGATCCAGCTTTTCGTGGTGATAAAACACGTTGGAATCCAGAAGATATGTTATTAGCCTCTATTTCTGCTTGCCATAAATTATGGTATTTACATTTTTGTGCTGTTAATAACATTATTGTGCAAGAATACCGTGATGAAGCAATAGCGATTATGGATGAAGGCAGTTCTGAGCATGCAGGACGCTTCATTTCGGCAACATTAAATCCTCGTGTGAGAATTTCAAGTGAGTCGGATGCCGTTAAGGCATTGGCATTACATGAAAATGCGCATCAGGCATGTTTTATCGCAAATTCACTTAATTTTCCGGTGAAATGTGAAGCCATTATTGAAAAAGATTAA
- a CDS encoding FABP family protein, with protein sequence MKDFQYPDDIYTEAETDPNTLANLGPLARLAGVWEGKRGVDINPKAEGPEKDPYIEHYEAHPTDGQTNGPQLYYGLRYHAHIVQPGEVETFHDQVGYWLWEPETGNILLTGSIPRGQTFIAVGNAPADAKEFTVKAVRGSLTNGIISNPFLERSFTTESFEMTVKFHDDGTWSYDQITTMIIPNYDAPFEHRDRNRLTKIGEPKLNPTAAAEKEDE encoded by the coding sequence ATGAAAGATTTTCAATACCCAGACGATATTTATACTGAAGCTGAAACCGATCCTAATACGCTCGCAAATTTAGGTCCATTGGCAAGATTAGCGGGTGTTTGGGAAGGTAAGCGTGGTGTGGATATCAACCCGAAAGCTGAAGGGCCAGAAAAAGATCCTTATATCGAACATTATGAAGCCCATCCGACAGATGGTCAAACCAATGGTCCGCAACTCTATTATGGATTACGTTATCACGCTCATATTGTACAACCGGGCGAAGTAGAAACCTTCCACGACCAAGTGGGTTATTGGTTATGGGAACCTGAAACAGGTAATATTTTATTAACAGGTAGCATTCCACGCGGCCAAACGTTTATTGCGGTAGGTAATGCACCAGCTGATGCGAAAGAATTCACCGTAAAAGCAGTACGCGGTTCATTGACAAACGGCATCATTTCGAATCCGTTTTTAGAACGTTCATTTACCACAGAAAGTTTTGAGATGACGGTGAAATTCCATGATGATGGCACTTGGTCATACGATCAAATCACAACCATGATTATCCCGAATTATGATGCACCATTTGAACATCGCGATCGTAACCGCTTAACTAAAATTGGTGAACCGAAATTGAATCCAACTGCGGCAGCAGAAAAAGAGGATGAATAA
- a CDS encoding histidine-type phosphatase, with amino-acid sequence MKKITLKFTALLLGSALASSVFATENGQTSSSSDYELEKVLIFSRHGLRSPVEKDPQEMAKYSPYEWAKWNVPSGYLTAKGTVLETYFGQYLGQWLADKGLLTTELCVSGEGIFAYANGVQRTVATGQAIVAGAFAGCNVQLQHRGEIGSEKDPIFNTQAHNPSQALIESAKNNVDLTALQQKLAPNYALLSEIIDYKNSPNCLQKGECDLGGKVGEYSIKDGKSVKITGAISTGKKIVSALLLAHYVGKPDSEIANGRVDSQEKWRAINEIKNEYYRTLFKNNEALAQNASYPLLAFIQQQLNSENKISLLVGHDSNIVALLAALGVEPYELDDSLENIPIGGKLLFEVWKHKPSGKLKFKLDYVYQTTEQLINITPLSLATPPNQTALTLKGCEKDENGFCDYERFQQVLMESIENGKK; translated from the coding sequence ATGAAAAAAATAACCCTAAAATTCACCGCACTTTTGCTCGGCTCAGCTTTAGCAAGTAGTGTATTTGCAACAGAAAATGGTCAAACTTCCTCAAGTTCTGATTATGAATTAGAGAAAGTATTGATTTTTAGCCGACATGGATTGCGTTCACCAGTGGAAAAAGATCCGCAAGAAATGGCGAAATATTCCCCTTATGAATGGGCAAAATGGAATGTGCCATCAGGATATCTCACGGCAAAAGGGACGGTGCTAGAAACCTATTTCGGACAATATTTAGGTCAATGGCTTGCAGATAAAGGGTTACTAACAACAGAACTTTGTGTATCGGGCGAAGGCATTTTTGCTTATGCAAATGGTGTGCAACGCACAGTTGCAACGGGGCAAGCCATTGTGGCAGGTGCTTTTGCCGGATGTAATGTGCAATTACAACATCGTGGTGAAATTGGTTCAGAAAAAGATCCAATTTTTAATACACAAGCACACAATCCAAGCCAAGCCTTGATTGAATCTGCAAAAAATAACGTTGATTTAACCGCTTTACAGCAAAAATTAGCGCCAAATTATGCGCTATTGAGTGAAATTATCGATTACAAAAACTCACCAAACTGCTTGCAAAAAGGCGAATGTGATTTAGGTGGAAAAGTCGGTGAGTACAGTATTAAAGACGGCAAATCGGTTAAAATTACCGGCGCTATTAGCACAGGGAAGAAAATTGTCAGCGCATTATTGCTCGCCCATTATGTGGGCAAGCCTGATTCAGAAATCGCAAACGGCCGCGTGGATAGCCAAGAAAAATGGCGTGCAATTAATGAAATTAAAAACGAATATTACCGCACGTTATTTAAAAATAACGAAGCATTGGCACAAAATGCCTCATATCCGTTATTGGCATTTATTCAGCAACAGCTAAACAGTGAAAACAAAATTAGCTTGTTGGTTGGACACGATTCTAATATCGTCGCTCTGCTTGCAGCATTAGGTGTTGAGCCTTATGAGTTGGATGATTCATTAGAAAATATCCCAATCGGTGGCAAGTTGCTATTTGAAGTGTGGAAGCACAAACCAAGTGGTAAGCTCAAATTTAAGTTGGATTATGTTTATCAAACCACTGAACAGCTGATTAACATTACGCCATTAAGTTTAGCGACACCACCAAACCAAACAGCATTAACCCTCAAAGGCTGTGAAAAAGATGAAAATGGCTTTTGTGATTACGAGCGTTTTCAGCAGGTGTTGATGGAGAGTATTGAAAACGGTAAGAAGTAA
- a CDS encoding TonB-dependent receptor plug domain-containing protein, with protein sequence MKKNVITSAILLAIPALAVAEEKEIQLEPIHVYSAYATPVNQDQTASSVTVLTEKDFSERNATYVSDVLKTVPGVAMGATGGRGAVTSLFLRGAESNHTVVVIDGVKMNPVNDGFDFGGLTLSNIERIEVLQGEQSALWGSDAIGGVVYITTKSGLYKDKPFNIDFDLGLGSHRTRDASATISGYQSGFYYALHGDSHRTTGISVLSKDKFNYRALDGTSIQTGGAIERDGFHRDNGSLRLGYDDNNKGVEVLASHSSQTTKNDTSLFSEATDKDFFRTRETTLKLSGYVGNNQELFKHKASVSHIKNDYDYVSTSPYTRDWKKLNANYQLDINFDREGYLKQGVSVLSEYQKSHYEAQSSYSIFKEQKLIEKSIATEYRLFTEDDHSFSLSGRFTDSDNFKNTFTSRIAGAYRLSENVKLHASFGTAVHNPNFVELYGYGTSTSSYTPAITWVGNPDLKPEKSRGGEVGFLLETTNKNHSLDVTYFARIVNNFIGSEPVATNVTRAINVKGKTKVRGVEVAYKGKITDALTGYVNYTYTQIKNGESRLGAEGDALIRRPKNTANAGLAYQITEKLGSDINVSYVGKRFDTYFQSVYPYAQKRVKMPSYTLVNLGVNYKVADSLTIYANLNNVFNKKYENVLGYGQEGRNVYVGLKGSF encoded by the coding sequence ATGAAAAAAAATGTGATTACTTCAGCGATTTTATTAGCGATTCCGGCATTAGCGGTGGCTGAGGAAAAAGAAATTCAACTTGAACCAATTCATGTTTATTCAGCTTACGCCACCCCAGTAAACCAAGATCAAACCGCTTCATCTGTTACCGTTTTAACTGAGAAAGATTTTTCAGAACGTAATGCAACTTATGTAAGTGATGTATTGAAAACTGTTCCTGGTGTGGCTATGGGAGCAACTGGTGGTCGTGGTGCTGTAACCAGTTTATTCTTACGCGGAGCTGAGTCTAATCATACCGTTGTTGTGATTGATGGTGTAAAAATGAATCCTGTTAATGATGGTTTTGATTTTGGTGGATTAACATTAAGCAATATTGAGCGTATTGAAGTACTTCAAGGTGAACAATCTGCACTTTGGGGAAGTGATGCGATTGGTGGTGTAGTTTACATCACAACCAAAAGCGGTCTATATAAAGACAAACCTTTCAATATTGATTTTGATTTAGGATTGGGATCTCACCGCACACGTGATGCATCGGCTACTATTTCAGGATATCAAAGCGGCTTCTATTATGCTCTCCATGGAGATAGCCATCGTACAACTGGAATTTCTGTATTGAGCAAAGATAAATTCAATTATAGAGCACTGGACGGTACGTCAATTCAAACAGGTGGAGCAATTGAGCGTGATGGATTCCATCGCGACAATGGTTCATTACGCTTAGGCTATGATGATAATAATAAAGGCGTAGAGGTCTTAGCATCACACTCTTCACAAACGACCAAGAATGATACGTCATTATTTAGTGAAGCGACGGATAAAGACTTTTTCCGTACACGTGAAACCACCTTAAAATTAAGTGGTTATGTCGGTAATAATCAAGAGCTATTTAAGCATAAAGCTAGTGTTAGCCATATCAAAAATGATTATGATTATGTAAGTACATCCCCATACACTCGTGATTGGAAAAAACTTAATGCAAATTATCAACTTGATATTAACTTTGATCGTGAAGGTTATTTAAAACAAGGTGTAAGTGTATTAAGTGAATATCAAAAATCACATTATGAAGCCCAATCTTCTTATTCAATATTCAAAGAACAAAAATTAATTGAAAAAAGTATTGCCACAGAATACCGCTTATTTACAGAAGATGATCATAGTTTTTCTTTAAGTGGGCGTTTTACAGACAGTGATAATTTTAAAAACACTTTCACTAGCCGTATCGCAGGTGCTTACCGTTTATCTGAAAACGTAAAACTCCATGCAAGTTTTGGTACCGCTGTCCATAATCCAAATTTTGTGGAACTTTACGGTTACGGTACATCAACGTCTTCGTACACTCCTGCAATTACTTGGGTTGGAAATCCAGATTTAAAACCTGAAAAAAGCCGTGGTGGAGAAGTTGGTTTCTTATTAGAAACAACTAATAAAAATCATAGTTTAGATGTAACTTACTTCGCTCGTATTGTGAATAACTTTATCGGTAGCGAACCAGTGGCGACAAATGTAACCCGTGCGATTAACGTTAAAGGCAAAACGAAAGTAAGAGGCGTTGAAGTTGCTTATAAAGGTAAAATCACTGATGCGTTGACTGGTTATGTAAATTATACCTATACACAAATCAAAAATGGGGAATCTAGATTAGGTGCTGAAGGGGATGCTTTAATTCGACGCCCGAAAAATACAGCAAATGCAGGCTTAGCATATCAAATTACTGAAAAATTAGGTTCAGATATCAATGTCTCTTATGTTGGCAAACGTTTTGATACCTATTTCCAAAGCGTTTATCCATACGCACAAAAACGCGTAAAAATGCCATCTTACACCTTGGTAAACTTAGGCGTGAATTATAAAGTAGCGGATAGCTTGACGATTTATGCAAATCTTAACAACGTATTCAATAAAAAATATGAAAACGTACTTGGCTATGGTCAAGAAGGACGTAATGTTTACGTTGGGTTGAAAGGATCGTTCTAA
- a CDS encoding glycosyltransferase family 9 protein translates to MSHSPLFTSPPKSLCILRLSAVGDVCHALAVVQHIQRYWPQTKLTWIVGKTEMGLLSGIEGVELVPYDKKSGWKGVWNLWMFLKNNQFDALLNMQTAFRASIISLGIQAKYKIGFGKKRSREGQWLFVNCRVQDPETPHVLDGFMAFSDYLGVPPAEKLSWQLAISDSDREYAKQFIDPMRKNLIISPCSSKAEKDWLVERYAEVANIAHQHHVNVIFCSSPAKRELDMVKKITALCDFKPVDASGKTSLKQLAALIHQANLVISPDSGPAHIATTQGTPVIGLYAYHNPLRTAPYHNLDNVVSVYEENVQKEQGKPSSELPWATKLKGKNLMAEIQVEQVVAQMRALNLF, encoded by the coding sequence ATGTCCCATTCTCCACTTTTTACTTCACCTCCTAAATCACTTTGTATTTTGCGTTTGTCTGCGGTGGGTGATGTTTGTCATGCACTTGCTGTGGTGCAGCATATTCAACGGTATTGGCCGCAAACCAAATTAACGTGGATTGTGGGTAAAACAGAAATGGGCTTGCTTTCTGGTATTGAAGGTGTGGAACTTGTTCCTTACGATAAAAAGAGCGGTTGGAAAGGCGTGTGGAATTTATGGATGTTTTTGAAAAACAATCAATTTGATGCGCTTTTGAATATGCAGACGGCATTTCGTGCTTCGATTATCTCTCTTGGTATTCAAGCGAAATATAAAATTGGGTTTGGCAAAAAACGTTCTCGAGAAGGGCAGTGGTTGTTTGTAAACTGTCGAGTTCAAGATCCTGAAACGCCCCATGTGCTAGACGGTTTCATGGCTTTTTCGGATTATCTTGGTGTGCCACCGGCAGAGAAACTTTCTTGGCAATTGGCAATCTCTGATTCAGATCGGGAATACGCCAAACAGTTTATTGATCCAATGCGTAAAAATCTGATTATTTCTCCTTGCTCCAGTAAAGCCGAGAAAGATTGGTTGGTGGAGCGTTATGCGGAAGTGGCAAATATTGCTCATCAACACCATGTGAATGTGATTTTTTGTAGCTCGCCGGCAAAACGCGAATTAGACATGGTGAAAAAAATTACCGCACTTTGTGATTTTAAACCAGTTGATGCTTCTGGAAAAACCAGTTTAAAACAACTTGCTGCATTAATTCATCAAGCAAATTTGGTGATTTCGCCCGATTCAGGTCCGGCTCATATTGCGACCACGCAAGGTACGCCAGTGATTGGATTATATGCTTACCACAACCCATTGCGCACTGCACCTTATCATAATCTGGATAATGTGGTGTCGGTATATGAAGAAAATGTGCAAAAAGAACAAGGAAAACCTTCAAGCGAATTGCCTTGGGCGACCAAATTAAAAGGTAAAAATTTAATGGCTGAAATTCAGGTGGAACAAGTGGTGGCTCAGATGAGAGCCTTGAATTTGTTTTAA
- a CDS encoding toxin-antitoxin system YwqK family antitoxin translates to MKKPLFTVLALFCIGSATAYIRSTIENQTFHPNGNIKSEVVEINGVKTTKYYDESGTLISQGELKNGVEQGMWKYFDKDGNVIFTKHYVKGHIVAEGLGPKK, encoded by the coding sequence ATGAAAAAACCTCTATTTACGGTTTTAGCACTTTTTTGTATTGGTTCTGCTACGGCGTATATTCGTTCAACAATAGAGAATCAGACTTTTCATCCTAACGGTAATATAAAATCGGAGGTGGTTGAAATAAATGGCGTCAAAACGACTAAATATTATGATGAATCAGGAACACTTATCTCGCAAGGCGAATTAAAAAATGGCGTAGAGCAAGGAATGTGGAAATATTTTGATAAAGATGGTAACGTTATCTTTACTAAGCACTATGTGAAAGGGCATATTGTTGCGGAAGGATTAGGTCCTAAAAAGTAG
- the glyQ gene encoding glycine--tRNA ligase subunit alpha encodes MSTKFNVKTFQGMILALQEYWANQGCTVVQPFDMEVGAGTSHPMTALRALGPEPMAFAYVQPSRRPTDGRYGENPNRLQHYYQFQVVIKPSPDNIQELYLGSLEMLGFDPTQNDIRFVEDNWENPTLGAWGLGWEVWLNGMEVTQFTYFQQVGGLECKPVTGEVTYGLERLAMYIQGVDSVYDLVWSDGPLGKTTYGDVFHQNEVEQSTYNFEYADTDFLFYCFDQYEKEAKSLLELERPLPLPAYERILKAAHSFNLLDARKAISVTERQRYILRIRALTKGVAEAYYASREALGFPGCKK; translated from the coding sequence ATGAGTACAAAATTCAACGTAAAAACATTCCAAGGCATGATTTTAGCCTTGCAAGAATATTGGGCAAATCAAGGCTGTACTGTTGTGCAACCTTTTGATATGGAAGTGGGCGCAGGGACTTCTCACCCAATGACTGCATTACGCGCGTTAGGCCCAGAGCCGATGGCATTTGCTTATGTGCAACCTTCACGTCGTCCGACCGATGGTCGTTATGGCGAAAACCCAAACCGTTTACAACATTACTACCAATTCCAAGTGGTGATTAAACCGTCCCCAGATAATATTCAAGAACTCTATTTAGGTTCTCTTGAAATGCTTGGTTTTGATCCAACACAAAACGACATCCGTTTCGTGGAAGATAACTGGGAAAACCCAACCTTGGGTGCGTGGGGATTAGGCTGGGAAGTGTGGCTAAACGGTATGGAGGTGACCCAATTTACCTATTTCCAACAAGTGGGTGGCTTAGAATGTAAACCCGTAACAGGTGAAGTAACCTACGGTTTAGAGCGTTTAGCCATGTACATTCAAGGCGTGGATTCTGTGTATGACTTAGTTTGGTCTGATGGCCCACTTGGCAAAACTACTTACGGCGATGTGTTCCATCAAAACGAAGTGGAGCAATCAACTTATAACTTTGAATATGCGGATACCGATTTCTTATTTTACTGTTTCGATCAATACGAAAAAGAAGCGAAAAGCTTATTAGAATTAGAACGTCCATTACCATTACCTGCTTACGAGCGTATTTTAAAAGCCGCACACAGCTTCAACTTGTTAGATGCACGTAAAGCAATTTCGGTCACAGAACGTCAACGCTATATTTTACGCATTCGCGCATTAACCAAAGGCGTGGCTGAAGCGTACTATGCGAGCCGTGAAGCCTTAGGTTTCCCAGGCTGTAAAAAATAG